One Oligoflexus sp. genomic region harbors:
- the mgtE gene encoding magnesium transporter, whose amino-acid sequence MIRLDETQNEKQLQDSDALRETWADLSAEDRLNAFMNLERAAAEDFFLTLKTDEQAELLVSLPVFERRFWLRILPPDDLADLIQEFEPELRYAMLAELDPRLGKEVAALLAYAEDQAGGLMNPRFARIRPDMQVGEALRYLRKQAHENLENLRFIYVLDRDQKLLGAVSLREIFLAPDQKLVQDIMRTNLVVANENMDQEALKQLFASHGLMAIPIVDSAGRMKGIVTADDIVEVVEEEATEDIQRMAGVEALDAPYLKIDLASMIKKRGGWLVILFFGEMFTATAMSYFEHELERALVLALFIPLIISSGGNSGSQASTLVVRAMALGEVRLRDWSKVLGREIVVGAALGLILGSFGLLRIIFWPNRDTVYGEHFFLVGLSVAVSLVGVVLWGSLSGSMLPFVLRKCKLDPATASAPFVATLVDVCGLIIYFTTASLILRGTLL is encoded by the coding sequence ATGATACGCCTGGATGAAACTCAAAACGAAAAGCAGCTCCAGGACAGCGACGCCCTGCGGGAGACGTGGGCTGATCTATCGGCCGAAGATCGTTTGAATGCTTTCATGAACCTCGAACGTGCCGCCGCGGAAGACTTTTTTTTGACCCTCAAGACCGATGAACAGGCCGAACTCCTTGTAAGCCTGCCGGTCTTTGAACGCCGCTTTTGGCTTCGCATTCTGCCCCCCGATGACCTGGCCGACTTGATTCAGGAATTTGAACCCGAACTGCGCTACGCCATGCTCGCCGAACTCGATCCTCGCCTGGGAAAAGAGGTTGCGGCCCTGCTCGCGTATGCCGAGGACCAGGCCGGTGGTTTGATGAACCCCCGCTTTGCCCGGATTCGGCCGGATATGCAGGTGGGGGAAGCCCTGCGCTATCTGAGGAAGCAGGCCCACGAAAACCTGGAAAACTTGCGCTTCATCTATGTGCTGGATCGGGATCAAAAACTTCTCGGTGCGGTTTCGCTGCGGGAAATCTTCCTCGCGCCCGATCAAAAGCTGGTGCAGGACATCATGCGCACCAACCTTGTGGTCGCCAATGAAAACATGGATCAGGAAGCGCTGAAGCAGCTCTTCGCCAGTCACGGTCTGATGGCCATCCCCATCGTGGATAGCGCTGGCCGCATGAAAGGTATCGTGACCGCGGATGATATCGTGGAAGTCGTGGAAGAGGAAGCCACGGAAGATATCCAGCGCATGGCCGGTGTCGAGGCTCTCGACGCGCCCTATTTGAAAATAGATCTGGCGAGCATGATCAAAAAACGTGGGGGCTGGCTGGTCATCCTGTTTTTTGGAGAGATGTTCACCGCTACGGCCATGAGTTACTTCGAGCACGAGTTGGAACGCGCTCTGGTGCTGGCTCTTTTTATTCCACTTATCATAAGCAGTGGCGGCAACTCGGGATCCCAGGCGTCCACGCTTGTCGTGCGGGCCATGGCTCTCGGCGAAGTGCGTCTGCGCGATTGGAGCAAGGTTCTGGGGCGCGAGATTGTCGTCGGCGCGGCCCTGGGTTTGATCCTGGGTTCATTCGGACTCTTGCGCATTATCTTCTGGCCCAATCGGGATACGGTTTACGGCGAGCATTTTTTTCTGGTCGGATTGTCGGTTGCCGTCAGCCTCGTAGGCGTCGTTCTTTGGGGAAGTTTGAGCGGATCCATGCTGCCTTTTGTCCTGCGCAAGTGCAAGCTGGATCCCGCCACGGCCTCGGCGCCGTTTGTGGCGACGCTCGTGGACGTGTGCGGTCTCATCATCTATTTCACAACAGCCAGCCTTATCCTTCGCGGTACGCTGCTCTAA